One Vibrio neonatus genomic window carries:
- a CDS encoding ABC transporter ATP-binding protein: protein MITISDIQLLRGGKALLQDASATIHPGDKVGLVGKNGCGKSTLFALMKGELSIDAGDFKQPKHWELAWVAQETPALERTSIEYVIDGDREYRQLEADLAKAELADDGNKVAELHGKIETIGGYSIRARAAELLDGLGFSQAQMQWNLTQFSGGWRMRLNLAQALLCRSDLLLLDEPTNHLDLDAVMWLERWLQNYRGTLVLISHDRDFLDPVVGRIIHVENEQLNEYTGNYSSFESQRAQKLVLQQAMYQKQQKQVAHMQSYIDRFRYKASKARQAQSRIKALEKMEQVLPAQFDNPFSFQFREPAALPNPIVMMDHVSAGYDDMLILEKIRLNLVPGSRIGLLGRNGAGKSTLIKLLSGELASKSGDFTYSQGVKIGYFAQHQLETLHPDETPLQHLMQIAPKHTEQQLRDYLGSFGFQGDKALDKVAPFSGGEKARLVLALLVWQKPNLLLLDEPTNHLDLDMRQALTMALQTFEGAMVIVSHDRYLLRATTDDLYLVHDKQVEPFDGDLTDYYKWLTDQQKEIKKAQSSDEPKSSVHSAAAKKDQKRKEAEFRKLTAPIRKNITALEKKMDKLNKVLEQCEEQLSDTDLYQAENKAKLTQVLSQQASAKSELEEVEMEWMTDQETLEEMQQELDNE, encoded by the coding sequence ATGATTACGATTTCAGACATTCAATTATTGCGCGGCGGTAAAGCACTTTTGCAAGATGCTTCTGCCACTATTCATCCGGGAGACAAGGTGGGCCTTGTCGGCAAGAATGGATGTGGTAAATCCACCTTATTCGCTTTAATGAAAGGTGAATTAAGCATTGATGCCGGCGACTTCAAACAGCCCAAACACTGGGAACTGGCTTGGGTTGCCCAAGAAACCCCTGCTTTAGAGCGTACTTCAATCGAATATGTCATTGATGGCGATAGAGAATACCGCCAACTTGAAGCCGATTTAGCCAAAGCTGAACTGGCTGACGACGGCAACAAGGTGGCTGAACTGCATGGCAAAATTGAAACCATTGGTGGTTATTCAATTCGCGCTCGCGCGGCGGAGTTACTGGATGGTTTAGGTTTTTCTCAAGCGCAAATGCAATGGAATCTCACCCAGTTTTCGGGGGGTTGGCGCATGCGCTTAAACCTTGCCCAAGCACTGCTGTGCCGCTCTGATCTATTGCTACTTGATGAACCAACCAACCACTTGGATTTAGACGCGGTAATGTGGCTGGAACGTTGGCTGCAAAACTATCGAGGCACTCTAGTGCTCATTTCCCATGATAGGGATTTTCTCGATCCTGTCGTGGGTCGTATCATTCATGTTGAAAACGAACAATTGAATGAGTACACAGGTAACTACTCATCATTTGAAAGCCAGCGTGCGCAAAAACTGGTGTTGCAACAAGCCATGTATCAAAAGCAACAAAAGCAAGTTGCTCACATGCAAAGCTATATTGACCGCTTCCGTTATAAAGCCTCAAAAGCGCGCCAAGCACAAAGCCGTATTAAAGCCTTAGAGAAAATGGAGCAAGTACTGCCTGCGCAGTTTGATAATCCATTTAGCTTCCAGTTTCGTGAACCTGCGGCGCTGCCAAATCCAATCGTCATGATGGATCACGTATCAGCGGGTTATGACGACATGCTGATCTTAGAAAAGATTCGCTTAAACTTAGTCCCAGGTAGTCGCATTGGCCTACTTGGTCGTAACGGCGCAGGTAAATCAACACTAATCAAATTACTGTCTGGCGAACTGGCTTCTAAGAGCGGTGACTTTACCTACTCGCAAGGGGTGAAAATTGGTTACTTTGCTCAGCATCAGTTAGAAACACTGCATCCTGATGAAACTCCGCTTCAGCATTTAATGCAAATTGCGCCCAAACATACAGAGCAGCAGTTGCGTGACTACCTAGGTAGCTTTGGTTTCCAAGGCGATAAAGCGCTCGATAAAGTTGCGCCTTTCTCTGGCGGTGAAAAAGCCCGTTTGGTACTGGCGTTACTGGTGTGGCAAAAACCTAACTTGCTGCTACTGGATGAGCCAACCAACCACCTTGATTTAGACATGCGCCAAGCTTTGACTATGGCTCTGCAAACCTTTGAAGGCGCCATGGTTATCGTCAGTCACGATAGATATCTACTGCGCGCGACCACCGATGATCTTTACCTAGTTCACGACAAACAAGTTGAACCTTTTGATGGTGACTTAACCGACTACTACAAGTGGCTAACCGACCAACAAAAAGAGATCAAAAAAGCGCAATCGAGTGATGAGCCTAAATCTTCCGTGCATTCAGCGGCAGCAAAAAAAGATCAAAAACGCAAAGAAGCCGAGTTTCGTAAACTCACCGCACCTATTCGTAAAAATATCACCGCTTTAGAAAAGAAAATGGATAAGCTCAACAAGGTGTTAGAGCAATGCGAAGAGCAACTTAGCGACACCGACCTGTATCAGGCGGAAAACAAAGCTAAACTTACTCAAGTGCTCAGCCAGCAAGCCAGTGCAAAATCGGAACTTGAGGAAGTAGAAATGGAATGGATGACAGATCAAGAAACTCTAGAAGAAATGCAACAAGAGCTGGATAACGAATAA